Sequence from the Oikeobacillus pervagus genome:
GGTAAAATACTTTGACTTTCAGATAAAAGTATAGGAATACGATCCATCTTATGAACCAATTCATGAAGATCATTATGAATCTTCAAAATGACTTCTCTGGCATCTATATAATTCCCCTGATCCCTTAGTTCTTCAAACTGCTCGAATAATGAAGAAAAAGCATCTAATTTTGACTCAATCTTTGCTGCGGCTTTCCCAAACGTATGGCGATGTGCAAGTAATTGTTTACGCGCAATACGATATATTTCCATTAATTCTTCATTTTCCATTCGATTTTGTTCTTCAGTGCCCACTAATTCATTTATTTCCGTTAATAGTTGATCTATTTTTTTGTTAATTTCAAGCAACCGATGATTCATCTCTATTTGAACAGATTTCGCTTTTTTGAATCGAAATCGATCAAGATATTCCTCACAATCAAATAATAAATCATCAATCTTTGGTAACTCTTCCGTCACAATATCATCCCATATGAGTCGCCAATATTCGAATTTTTCCTCTGTTTGTCCTGTTATATTTAACTGCTTCACTTTCGATAATTCATTTATAACAGGTCTATTCATTGTTTCAACTTTACGTAACTCTATTTGATTTAATTCTTTTATATATTTTTTTCTAATAATGTATCCGATTATTGACAAGGTGAAAATTAAAAGAATTGCACCGATGACAAATTCCATCGTAAGCCTCCTGTTCCTCATACGCCCATTGCATATATTCGTATCAATCCAAAAAAATTCCTAATAACTTAATGATACCATGTAAATGAAAATTTTTGACTAATAAATTCTATTTTTTTGGTAACAAAAATAAAAAGCGGAGGCGACTGTTCAGGGGCGACAAGCAAATGACCAGCCTTGGCGTGGCGTACTTTGCCACAGAAAGGATGGGCATTTGACCTCGAGCCCCTAGGAGCCGCAGCTGGATTAAATAAAAAGCGAAGGCGACTGCTCTGCTGCGACAAGCAAAAGGCAAGCTCCGAAAGAAGGATGACCTTCCCTTCTGTAGGAGATTGACTTTTGACCTCGAGCAGCAAGGAGCCGCAGCTGGATTCAACAAAAAGCGAAGGCGACTGATCAGACGCGACAAGCATCTGATCATCCTTGGCGTCGCGCAGTTTGCGACAGAAAGGATGAGCAGATGACCTCGAGCGTCTAGGAGCCGCAGCTAGATTAATTAAAAAGCGAAGGCGACTGTCCAGGGGCGACAAGCAAGTGACAAGATCCGAAAGAGGGTGCTTTTTCCCTCTGCAGGAGATTGACACTTGACCTCGAGCCCCTAGGAGCCGCAGCTGGATTAAATAAAAAGCGAAGGCGACTGCTCTGCTGCGACAAGCAAAAGGCAAGCTCCGAAAGAAGGATGACCTTCCCTTCTGTAGGAGATTGACTTTTGACCTCGAGCAGCAAGGAGCCGCAGCTGGATTCAACAAAAAGCGGAGGCGACTGTTCAGGGGCGACAAGCAAATGACCAGCCTTGGCGTGGCGTACTTTGCCACAGAAAGGATGGGCATTTGACCTCGAGCCCCTAGGAGCCGCAGCTGGATTAATTAAAAAGCGGAGGCGACTGCTCTGATGCGACAAACAAAAGAAAAATTTTGATACAATAAAACTATCATAATAAATGAGGTGAATTCAATGAAAGTAGATGGCCATATCCATACCCCTTTTTGTCCTCATGGCTCGAAAGATTCATTTGAACAATATATTGAAAATGCGATTTCACTAGGTTATGAAAGAATAAGTTTTACTGAACACGCTCCATTGCCTGCCGGTTTTCATGATAGCACCCCAACAGAAGATAGTGGAATGGAACTCGATTTACTAAAACCTTATATTCAAAAAGTTCTAGAATTGAAAGAGGAGTATAAGAATAAGATCGAAATTTCAGTCGGATTAGAAGTAGATTATATCGAGGGATTTGAGGAAGAAACGAAACAATTTTTAAATGAGTATGGGCCTTTCTTAGATGATTCCATTCTATCTGTCCATTTTTTAAAAAAAGATTCTGAATGGTACTGTCTCGATTACAGTCCTGATTTATTCAATGAAATGATTTCGACATTTGGATCAGTAGAAGCCATCTATGAGGCCTATTATCAAACCGTATTAAAATCTATTCGTGTTGACTTAGGGGAATACAGACCAAAACGGATTGGTCACATCACCCTTGTGCGTAAATTTCAAAAAAAATACCCCGTTCACACGGAATACACTTCAGTCATGGATGAAATTTTAAATGAAATCAAAAAGAGAGGATTTTCTCTAGACTATAATGGAGCTGGCGTTATGAAGCCATTTTGTGGGGAGCCATATCCTTCAAATGATATTGCAGAGAAGGCAAAAAAGATGGGCATTCCGTTAGTTTACGGTTCGGATGCCCATCAAGCAAAGGATCTTCATCAAGGCAGATCGTTATTAATCATATAACACCTTTTTTATCCATATTAATTGCTGTTGTAGGGGTGGATAATGTTTCATCAATCCACCTCTCTATCAGCACCATATACTTATCAATAAAGTACTTCTCATGAGGGAATACTTGCCAAACCTCTCGTAAATATTGACTATTCAAAAAGGGCATCGAGAGCATAGACTTTAATTGAATAATCACTAAACTGATTGGTAAATTGACAAACGCTCCCTCCTGTACCCCTTTTTCAATAATCGATTTAAAAAAGTACCTTTCTTTTACTAAGTAGGAGGAAATGATCTCACGGACGATTTGCGAATCAATCGTAACCTCCCTCCAAACAAAACGGGTTAATAAATGATTTTCACGTTGGAAGGTAAGAATATTCCGAATAGCTCTTTTAAGGCATTCATGCGGAGAAGTTGTTTCTAATAAAAAGACTTCTTTTTCTAAATTCGTTAAATACATTTCAAAAAAACTAGTCAAACATTCCTCTAACAAACCTTGTTTTCCTTTAAAATAATACGATATATTAGCGACATTTACATTGGCCTTTTTAGAAATATCTCGAACAGATGTACCCGCATAACCTTTCGTATTAAAGAGCTCAACGGCTGCTTCAATAATATCTGATCTTGTTTTATTTCTGCTCATCTTCGCCCTACCTTTCTTTTATTCCCTTGAAATTTGTAAATGGTTATGTTAAAAATATAACAATCTTTATTTCCAACTGTCGAATTTTTACAGATAGGTTTATATAGTTATCTTTCGGAAAATTGAAGACATTTCCTGCCTATATTTCTCGACAGTTTTCAATTCTCAATAGGAATTTTGGTGAAATCTGCTACTTTATGTAAGAGAGGGGAAGTTTATGTTTATTGTTGAAGAATATAAGGGATCCAAAGAGGAAAAATACGATCTTGTAACGAAACAATTATTGGCTCTAATTAAGGATGAGTATAATACGATCGCTAATTTAAGTAATGCCAGTGCTTTATTAAACTATTTTTTAGATCGGGTCAACTGGGTTGGGTTTTATTTACTAGAAGGGGATGAACTTGTACTCGGGCCATTCCAAGGATTGCCAGCTTGTATCCGAATTCCTTTAGGTCGTGGTGTTTGTGGGACTGCCGCAAAAGAGGGAAAAACATTACGAGTTGCCGATGTGAATGAATTTTCAGGTCATATTGCTTGCGATTCAGCCTCGCAATCAGAAATCGTCATCCCCATCCTAATAGATGGTCAACTCTTTGGTGTCCTGGACATTGATAGTCCTGAAAAAAATAGATTTGATGAAATAGATGAAAGATTGTTGCAGAAATTCGTCGAAACTCTCACACCATTTTTAGGAAAAAATAAAGACTAATCTTTTTTCTGTTTAAGAAAAAAAGGCTGTTACATAAAATAAGTGTAACAACCTTTTTCTTTAAAAAAACCCTGTTCACTTTTTCATTTTTTCCAACGCTTGCTTAAGATCTTCCCAAATATCCTCCCATGCTTCCAAACCGACAGATAAACGAATTAAATGATCAGGGATCCCCATCGCTTTTCGTGACTGTTCATCTACAGCCGAATGGGTCATCGTAGAAGGATGTTGAATTAATGTTTCCGCATCCCCTAAACTCACAGCGATTTTGATCATCTTTAATTGATTTAAAAATCTTTGGGTCTCTTCTTTACTCCCTTTCATAGTAAAAGAGATCATTCCCCCACCTTTAGACATTTGATTTTTCATGATTTCGTATTGTGGATGGTTTTCATCACCTGGATAAAATACCTCCTCTACCATATCGCTCGTTTTAAGCAGATTCGCTATTTTACTTGCATTTTCACAGTGACGATCCATTCGTATAGGAAGAGTTTTTAGTCCTCTTAATAAAAGCCATGCATCAAATGGTGAAATAACCCCTCCAA
This genomic interval carries:
- a CDS encoding GAF domain-containing protein; amino-acid sequence: MFIVEEYKGSKEEKYDLVTKQLLALIKDEYNTIANLSNASALLNYFLDRVNWVGFYLLEGDELVLGPFQGLPACIRIPLGRGVCGTAAKEGKTLRVADVNEFSGHIACDSASQSEIVIPILIDGQLFGVLDIDSPEKNRFDEIDERLLQKFVETLTPFLGKNKD
- the refZ gene encoding forespore capture DNA-binding protein RefZ, producing the protein MSRNKTRSDIIEAAVELFNTKGYAGTSVRDISKKANVNVANISYYFKGKQGLLEECLTSFFEMYLTNLEKEVFLLETTSPHECLKRAIRNILTFQRENHLLTRFVWREVTIDSQIVREIISSYLVKERYFFKSIIEKGVQEGAFVNLPISLVIIQLKSMLSMPFLNSQYLREVWQVFPHEKYFIDKYMVLIERWIDETLSTPTTAINMDKKGVI
- the hisJ gene encoding histidinol-phosphatase HisJ → MKVDGHIHTPFCPHGSKDSFEQYIENAISLGYERISFTEHAPLPAGFHDSTPTEDSGMELDLLKPYIQKVLELKEEYKNKIEISVGLEVDYIEGFEEETKQFLNEYGPFLDDSILSVHFLKKDSEWYCLDYSPDLFNEMISTFGSVEAIYEAYYQTVLKSIRVDLGEYRPKRIGHITLVRKFQKKYPVHTEYTSVMDEILNEIKKRGFSLDYNGAGVMKPFCGEPYPSNDIAEKAKKMGIPLVYGSDAHQAKDLHQGRSLLII